In the Flavisolibacter tropicus genome, one interval contains:
- a CDS encoding outer membrane beta-barrel protein has product MKKVFLIGAFMAGAFFSNAQTFKPFKVDLAAGYAVPSGKGSKGGVVLAIEPKYAINDNISLGLRMEAAITARGYVASNGQEVSGDVKASASYLATGDYYFNTNKFRPFAGLGVGIYSLASASVDMIDEEATALDAGTKFGAAPRAGFEFGHFRTALEYNIVGKSGDINNNYFSVKLGFFIGGGRLSK; this is encoded by the coding sequence ATGAAAAAAGTGTTTTTAATCGGTGCCTTCATGGCCGGTGCTTTCTTCTCTAATGCACAAACTTTCAAACCATTTAAAGTTGACCTTGCTGCTGGATATGCTGTGCCGAGTGGAAAAGGCAGTAAAGGTGGTGTTGTATTAGCGATCGAGCCAAAGTATGCAATCAATGATAACATCTCTCTTGGTCTGAGAATGGAAGCCGCAATTACTGCTCGTGGTTATGTAGCTTCAAATGGTCAAGAAGTTAGCGGAGATGTAAAAGCTAGCGCTTCTTACTTAGCTACAGGCGATTATTATTTCAATACAAATAAGTTTCGTCCGTTTGCAGGTCTGGGTGTTGGTATTTACAGCCTTGCGAGTGCTTCTGTAGATATGATTGATGAAGAAGCAACAGCGCTAGATGCAGGTACTAAATTTGGAGCTGCTCCAAGGGCAGGTTTTGAATTTGGTCATTTCCGTACAGCTCTTGAATATAACATTGTTGGTAAATCAGGTGATATCAACAACAACTATTTCAGCGTTAAGTTGGGCTTCTTTATTGGTGGTGGAAGATTAAGCAAGTAA
- a CDS encoding porin family protein, producing the protein MKKLTLLLGAALLTCTTIFAQSTPKLFIKAGANLADLKLEGVDNSATDMRIGFHGGLGAHFHLAPEWALQPELLYSQEGAKIENDKVKLDYINIPLMLQYMFDNGFRVEAGPQFGFLVNSKYEFENGSERNLDEQYKTPNVGMGFGVNYLSYSGLGVGARYNLGLSNIGEGSTDIKTRTLQLSLFYMLDPRHKAKSR; encoded by the coding sequence ATGAAAAAACTAACCTTGTTATTAGGCGCGGCTTTATTAACCTGTACCACCATCTTTGCGCAATCAACACCAAAATTATTTATTAAGGCTGGTGCTAATCTGGCTGATCTAAAATTAGAAGGAGTAGACAATAGTGCTACAGATATGAGGATAGGCTTTCATGGAGGCTTAGGTGCTCATTTTCACCTGGCTCCAGAGTGGGCATTACAGCCAGAGTTATTATACTCTCAAGAAGGCGCTAAGATTGAAAATGATAAAGTAAAACTGGACTATATCAATATACCACTTATGCTTCAGTATATGTTTGATAATGGCTTCAGAGTAGAGGCAGGTCCACAATTTGGATTTTTGGTAAATTCAAAATATGAGTTTGAAAATGGTAGTGAAAGAAATCTGGATGAACAATATAAGACTCCTAATGTTGGGATGGGCTTTGGAGTGAATTATCTTTCTTATTCAGGATTGGGTGTTGGTGCCCGTTATAACTTAGGCTTAAGCAATATTGGAGAAGGATCAACTGATATTAAAACACGCACTTTGCAGTTAAGTTTATTCTACATGTTAGATCCTCGGCATAAGGCGAAATCAAGATAA
- the pyrR gene encoding bifunctional pyr operon transcriptional regulator/uracil phosphoribosyltransferase PyrR: MKTVLTQQQISLTIKRLANQLLENHVDFQNTVLIGIQPRGIALSDRIVEELKKEPLLNLLYGKLDITFYRDDLRNGIHVPNHTDIPFSVEGKNVVLLDDVLYTGRTIRAALDALMDFGRPNKVELLVLIDRRYSRQLPIQPDYVGKSIDSIISQKVKVLWKEKEGRDEVVLLDDN; the protein is encoded by the coding sequence TTGAAAACAGTCCTGACGCAGCAGCAAATATCATTGACCATTAAACGCCTGGCTAATCAACTATTAGAAAATCATGTGGATTTTCAGAATACCGTTTTAATTGGTATTCAACCAAGAGGTATTGCGCTGTCTGACCGAATTGTAGAGGAGTTGAAGAAAGAACCATTGCTCAATCTACTTTACGGTAAGCTGGATATTACATTTTATAGAGATGATCTGAGAAATGGGATTCATGTTCCCAATCATACCGATATTCCTTTTTCTGTAGAAGGTAAAAACGTTGTTCTGCTTGATGATGTTTTATATACAGGTAGGACAATTAGAGCTGCATTGGATGCTTTAATGGACTTTGGAAGACCAAACAAAGTTGAATTACTGGTTCTGATCGACCGCCGTTATAGTCGTCAATTGCCTATTCAGCCAGATTATGTAGGTAAATCTATTGACTCCATAATTTCTCAAAAGGTAAAAGTGCTTTGGAAAGAAAAAGAGGGAAGAGACGAAGTGGTTTTGCTGGACGATAATTAA
- a CDS encoding porin family protein, with protein sequence MKKISLFALAVAAGFSGMAQSQDIKLRTEMSVQTRFGLRGGVSLSALELDDEYNGTTYDMSKKTTFHAGAFVNIPVSSMFRVQPEISYYGGGSKVHGNLISNPLTTSGTGNYELDFHYIGLPVMFQLQTPGGFFVEAGPQGAFLIKGEEEVTNGAKTDLKEKKLVRKLDFGAAGGIGYLSRIGLGVNARYYHGLSNVFNSDNAPEGTGDREISTRSVQLGLVYHFGANK encoded by the coding sequence ATGAAAAAGATTAGTTTGTTTGCATTAGCGGTTGCTGCAGGATTTTCGGGTATGGCTCAAAGTCAGGATATAAAGCTTAGAACGGAAATGTCAGTTCAAACACGTTTTGGTTTACGCGGAGGCGTTAGTCTATCAGCTTTAGAATTAGATGACGAATATAACGGTACTACATACGACATGTCAAAGAAAACCACATTTCATGCGGGCGCTTTTGTAAATATTCCGGTAAGTAGTATGTTTCGCGTTCAGCCTGAAATCAGCTATTATGGTGGCGGTAGTAAAGTTCATGGAAACTTAATTTCAAATCCGCTGACTACTTCTGGTACTGGAAATTATGAACTTGATTTTCACTATATAGGTCTTCCTGTAATGTTTCAATTGCAAACACCAGGTGGCTTTTTTGTAGAAGCTGGTCCACAGGGGGCATTCTTAATTAAGGGTGAAGAGGAAGTTACTAATGGAGCTAAAACCGATTTAAAAGAAAAAAAGCTGGTTAGAAAGCTGGATTTTGGCGCAGCTGGAGGTATTGGTTATCTTTCTAGAATTGGATTAGGTGTCAATGCTCGTTATTATCATGGTCTGTCTAATGTATTTAACAGTGATAATGCCCCTGAAGGCACAGGAGATAGAGAAATTAGTACCAGAAGCGTACAACTTGGATTAGTTTATCATTTTGGTGCGAATAAATAA